TCAGCCGCGCCCCGACCCGACGCGATGCTGGCGCGAATGTCTACGATGGAGCGCGCCGACTTGACGCTGACGTCGGAGCTGGTGCCGTCGTGACTGGCGGGAATGCTGAGGCGACCCTGGAGGGGCCCGCCACCGCCACCGATCCCCATGCCGGGTCCACCCAGTGTCTGCTGCTGGCCGTGGGTGCTGGAATCATCGTCCTCCGATATGACACGCTCCCATTTGTGGCTAAGAAGACCCTGGGAGTCGGCGTCGGCCGCATCCAGAGAAGTATCCACGCCAGACGAGTTACCCACTACAGGTGACAGGGAGTGGCAATGTGATGGGAGGATGCAAAGAGAGCGGGATGTGGAGTTGAGTGAATATCGGTTGGGAAAAGGCGAGGGAAAGAGGAAAACGGCAGGAGATCaagggagagaagaagaagaaatggagggggtggggtggggatgggAGGAAGGATGCATTTGGCGCAGACAGATGTGGATATTGGAGATGTAATagaacagacggacagacagattCGAAGAGAAATGACGGAAGATGGTGAGATAGAGAAAAATAgttgcacacaaacacacacatacacacgttgGGCAGACGTGGAAGGGGAACGTTAAGCgaataaaacattgaaggttGTTTTGAAACATCGAAAAAGGTCGATGTTTCCGAAAAGAGGACCGGGGTAGATGGTTTGTCGAGGATGTGGACATAACGATGTGGGAGATTGTAGAATTTAGAGGAGAGATACGGAAATATATATAGGCAGGTAGAGAAATGAATATAGATTGAAAGACAGAAACGATGGCAAATATGGAAATAGAGAGAAACAGAGATTCGTGAAGAGAAAAAGACAGGGAAATAAGAAAGCAGAAAACAACGTTAATACCTTTATAGTCACTGAATAGTTATCATCAGATTTAGCGTCACTGTTTTTCAAGTTTGTAGAACTATTTAAACTTTCTTGTTGCAGAAACACTTTTAAAAGTTTGTCACTACTTTGAATGATATGTTTCCCCCTCCCCGCATTGCATTTATAATTGGTTTCTACTGACTCAGAAAATAACAAGAGTGGAACGAGATGATGGTGATATGAAAGCAATCGATAGTTGGATACCACATCGATATTTTAATAGTAATTGGACAACAAGAAATTCTTATCAGATCAGCGTTATAGCACAATAAATACCAGAAGCACCGTTACACCGGCTCTCATGTAAGTGTATGTGGATTTGAGACGAGGGGCTATTGTATAATTtcttcattattctttttttagcaACAAATATATCACACAAGAAAGTTAAATACCAATGGATGAAGACAGAAAATGTTGTCGGTGCACTCTCAGATGCTTTAAAATCCATTGTACAAGCGATTTGTGAATGATGGAATATGCGGCATTAAACCTAgagaggagaaaagaaaaagaaattgcgcGGGGACGCTAAACACGCGCCAGCATCAGCATGATCAGTAATACAAGTACAGGCGCGCTGTTAAAGACGTGAGATCAAAGGGCTTACAGGTGGAAGTACAcccaaagagaaaaagagatcaAAGCATGGAGTTGTGTAGACAGAATTCATGTAGAAACAGAGCCAATGAGATACAGAAGATATAGATGAccataacagataaaaaaaaaaagaactgacgGAGAGTAGAGAAATAGACAGGTTTAGAAGGTAGACAGATAAGTGAGTAgatagatattttgatattcagGTAGATAGATggtagatacatagatagatatatagatagaaagatatagatagacagacagaaagatagatagatatatagatagatagatagatagatagatagatagatagctagatagatagatagacagccAGATAGATAAGAGTAGGGTCTAGATCGAAGGTCAGATATAGAtaaacatagatagatagatagatagatagatagatagatagatagatagatagatagatagatagatagatagatagtagatGGACAATTAGAATAAGATTGAGAGGGGTAGAATGAGAAAGGGGTCATATTTGTTGTATAATAAAATATACTTTTGCAGATCAAAGGAATAAAATGAATACCAGAATCTAGGGCAGGGGAAATACGCATCAGGGAATGGAAGAAAAGGGAACAAACACACGTGTGGCAAGACGcttgggaggaggaggaggaggaggaggaggagggggaagaggaggagggagagcAAAACCCATGAGAGGGGTAGAGACTGTGAAGAATTGCAGAAAGGAAGAGATAGATAAGAcgatgagagagaaagagtgaaaagAAACATATACATTTTATCGAGAGGGAGTGAGGGAGGTATTGAAAGATAATTTTTAtataagagagggagagaagaagagGTCGAAAGGAGTAGAGGTGATATGAGGAGGACGAAAGAACAAGTTTGAGAGGGAGAGATTTGATACAGctgagagaaagatagagagagggtGATAGAGGCTTGGAAAAGAGTGAAACCTGTCTATCTCGAGCCACTCTTCATTCGTCATGGAGATCATCCCCACCTTCGTTTTCGCTGGTCGGGTTTTTGTCTGCTCGTGATGCCGTCGGCTGCTCCATGGGGTCGTCGATGCCGTACAATTTCTTCGTGATGTCCTTGCCGATGGTCGTCTCGAAGACCGAACGGAGGAACGGCTCGCGACGGAGGAAGTTGTCGAGCTTACGACGTCGCCATTGGATATAGCGGCAGTCGGTGTCAGCCGTGATCGTCACCTATACGTCGGAGGACAAGAACAATGATGAGTGGGGGGAAGGAGGCAGAGCATACGTCTTCTACGGGCTATCATAGTAAcccttaggcccgaattcacgaaggtggtacaaataaaaaaccatggagcgccaagtgtcgcacggaatatttcgttacgaaattggtcatttcgtcgacaaaatgacagtttcgttaacgaaattatcatttcgggGAAATAATTATTTCCTCGACGAagtgactgatttcgtaacgaattattccatgcgacacttggcgctccatgtttTTTGTCCATTGTTTAAACCattgtttcatttgtaccaccttcgtgaattcgggccttaaaGTGAATAGATGGTCTGTTTacggtgttgttgttgtcttgtaTACCCTAGCACTAATCCAGTTTGTGTAGAATGATTGGATGTTGGATGTATGTCACTATGATACTCTAATCAACGCATAGTTCAGAAAATCATTATGCACATGTTATGTAACAATTACAAAGAGAATTGAGGTTGATGTATACATCGACCTTTACGATTTTATCAAATTTCATTGGCaattcttcacttttttttcttaacccgttccatactgaattctaaaATCCCCATAGAATTAATACACAGGCCGCCGGGTTCCCGTATAGAACAGGTTAACTCACCGCTGGCTAGTTCTCCCCTTGTCAAACAGTattatgcacacatacacacacgtgcgGTGTCTGCAACTTCATCCTTACTCATTATAATTCTGATTATGATTCATGGGGAAACATAATAATCTTGTCAACACGCAACGGCACTATTGGGAAAACATGTGTTTGAATACCTattttttattgattgattatttgattgattgattattgattgattgatttgcttttctttttttttcgggatgTTAAAATGGACTGCAGAGATGTTTCTGGAAGATGTGGAGATGTCTCCTACTGGCCAACCCTCGAGATCTATAGATAGTGCACGCAACTGTTGTCAAATTACAATCTGATAATACTGCAGGCAAAATGCGATCCAGTCAGACTTTATGTTACAGTAACAGTTCCGTCTTTCGTGTCTTTGGAGGTTGCAAAGTGTTTTATTCTCGTATGTGATATTCGGTGGAATTTATACCTCCGTATAGTTACGTGTTTGCTTATAGTACTTTCAAGATAACAGgttgcatttcatgaagcgttttgtctgacaaacttGTCGAATTTGCCCTCAGCCAAttagacgcaaggatttcaatagcttataacagtttgtacgaaaaaaaaaatctgacaaaatgcttcgtGAAATGCCCCCTGGTCTTCTTTATGAATATCGAAAAAGAAACACACTGAATGCGAGTACAcacactgacgtcacaatggacGACCTAAGACCCGCCCACCTGGAACTTGCTTTTCTGTCCGCTATGGCTTGCTTCCCACTCGGGCGAGTCTAGGAACTGGGTTGGGTGCACGTAGTGTAGGAACTGACCTCCGGCCGAGACTACCATCCTGGGAACGAGTTCGAATAAATCAGTGAAACCGGTGAGATATGCATAAAGTCAATAATGTGGATAGACTCCATATACGTAGAATGGCTTTAGATAGACTGCATAGTTTAGGATtgaggttttaactttttgtgagacaattagaaaccacttacgtgacttatatgaaatataaaaaagcatatacattctatgaggaattgaaagtttgtttgatagaattcggttttgaaatggctgagatatccaaaaacaaagcaaaacaaagtggtcctgataAAAAGTGAGTCCCATCTTTCATTAGGACCTCGagctctttcttttcttttttttttttttttttttgatatctcggtcatttcaaaaccaactttcatcaaaatgatctttgaattccttttagaattgtatgttctttaatgTTTTCTATAGGTCTCAGTGGCTTCAAATTTTTTCACAAATAGttgaaatctgaatcccccatctcaaccaaaactttgcCACCCCTTTAGCGAATAGAGTCAAATCAAAGAAACATAAAGTGAAAACTGCACTGAAACggacatcaaaataatgtagaTATAATGGAATTTTAAGGTTCACTCTTTACGAATTTGTATTATCTGTTGTAATCACACATTCAAATTAAacaaggtgatgatgacaaaaaaaaaaaaaaatcacttttcatttctgtatcattttaatttgtttatacattcatttgttacctttttttttttttggggggggggggttcctatAGCTAGAAAGACCGTGATCATGATACTACGACCACGCGCAGATACCTTTGGATATGACCTCGCTTTGACACTCTAAAACTAGAGTTGTGCGTGTACGTAAAAAACAAATGAAGCAAAATTACTTAAAGGAAGACTGGCAGCAGAGGAAACAATTGCAAATTTAatctaatttaatttaattcatttgtttccatatccaaataattttcaaactaatTGTAAAGTAACATAATCGATTTGTACAAACAAGTGAAAAGGTGAAATGTCATGAAATAAGTGACATAAAAAGGCTAAAGGCGTGGCATGTAACACAACGAGATATTCGACCtgacccccaccccctcttccaacccaaatagataaatagataaacaaataaatgagtaaataaataaatgaataaataattaaatgaataatgaataaataattaataaatagataaattaattaattgattaattaataatgaataaataaataaataaattaaagtGAATACACACGTTAAAAGGGAACAAATTCGCAGTGTTTCTTTAGTTTTGACACAACATGAAGAATACGAGTTTTTCGCCTGGCGAATAGAGAGTGCGCCATCTAGAGGGTGTTGCAagcttcttctattttttttcatttttcatttctctcatCCTCCTCTACTTCGTTTTCTTCGTCTTCCACTATCTTGctatcttttttctcttttctcttctcgttcatcattatgtttgtgaaaatttatTGTGCACCCTAGCCGGATATTATCTATCATTTTACTTTGCTACatctgatgtatttttttcattgaaaaatatgaaaatgaattgaagttgaaattgaaaatatgaagttAGATTGATCTAGCAAGCCACAATCTAACTTGATTTAGGTAGATTGCACATGATTTTAACATTAATAGTACATTCAATATGATTGATCTTCATGTATAGCAGCAACACTTAATTCTTCAGCGAGACTGTCATAGTGTATGCTGTGAAATTTGGATTGATTATTACatcttcattttattctttttcgcttattattatatttgtttttctctttctcggTGTATTCCCCTCAAAGCAATGCGGTTTTGTTACATCCTCTGTGTCTCTGGTATCTGGTGTATACAAGGTCATACATATTATAGCTCTGATTTTAATTGTGTGTATCTGaatatatttttatgtattattgtttttttttttttttgttcagggCCCCTTGGTAAagcagggtttttgtttttctttgatgttgttgtttttttatactaAAAGGGCTACAATGCTGAAATAGAACGGAAATAAATAAGACGGAAATAGTGGTTATGGGGATGTTGAGAGGGGTCCCCTCT
The sequence above is drawn from the Diadema setosum chromosome 19, eeDiaSeto1, whole genome shotgun sequence genome and encodes:
- the LOC140242902 gene encoding popeye domain-containing protein 3-like encodes the protein MQNNMSDQGGEPIGAGGCSEALMAQHSIYQLGSFVIAVGFLVPPNVGLAQALWLRSTLVIGGFCHVLWAAPVLCWPDAFGWNMACLFLNMLHLAYLIYLVYPITFEDEIEKVYETHFKPFNITKKEFKKVLECDGEIYELDATGRYALENKTRTDKQIAMLLAGRMVVSAGGQFLHYVHPTQFLDSPEWEASHSGQKSKFQVTITADTDCRYIQWRRRKLDNFLRREPFLRSVFETTIGKDITKKLYGIDDPMEQPTASRADKNPTSENEVGNSSGVDTSLDAADADSQGLLSHKWERVISEDDDSSTHGQQQTLGGPGMGIGGGGGPLQGRLSIPASHDGTSSDVSVKSARSIVDIRASIASGRGAADVGSRRSRVGSSPDSQSGGDGSWWPFF